One segment of bacterium DNA contains the following:
- a CDS encoding MFS transporter, translating into VLIGPVAGRAVDRHGAGPTLAGGAAVFVVAVLLTLAPSLPLVALALALVCAGFFSVHAAAVAALNRRLAAARGKANALYTLFYYLGGAAGITASGHAYKAAAWRGVAALALAALALLFAAGIVETRAARADEIR; encoded by the coding sequence GTGCTGATCGGGCCGGTCGCGGGGCGCGCCGTGGACCGCCACGGGGCGGGGCCGACCCTCGCCGGCGGCGCGGCGGTCTTCGTCGTCGCGGTGCTGCTGACGCTCGCGCCGTCGCTGCCTTTGGTCGCGCTCGCGCTGGCGCTGGTCTGCGCGGGGTTCTTCTCCGTGCACGCCGCGGCGGTCGCCGCGCTCAACCGTCGCCTCGCCGCGGCGCGCGGCAAGGCGAACGCGCTCTACACGCTCTTCTACTACCTCGGCGGCGCGGCCGGCATCACCGCCTCCGGCCACGCCTACAAGGCCGCGGCGTGGCGCGGGGTCGCCGCGCTCGCCTTGGCCGCGCTCGCGCTGCTCTTCGCCGCGGGGATCGTCGAGACGCGCGCCGCGCGCGCGGACGAGATC